The Candidatus Zixiibacteriota bacterium genomic interval TTCTGGACGCCGTCGCCAAGAAGAGATTCGCCGTCTACTCCGAGCGTCAGAGCGACGGGGCGGTGCATTCTTACTTCTGCCGGAACGAATTCGAAGTCTGAGTTTCGGGCAAGACGCGGCAGTCGCTCAGATCACCCGCATCAGGCGGAGCGCATCGCAGCCATCTTCGTAGTAGGCCTCGACACGTTCGAGGATGGAATAACCCGCTTTCTTGTACATCTTCTTAGCGGCGCGATTATCCGCCCGCACCTCCAGAGTCAACCGGTAGCAGCTGCGGCGACGGGCGATGCCTTCGCAGACCTTCAGTAAGCGCGCACCATATCCGCGCCCGCGCATATCGGGACGGATCGCGATGGTGTAGAGGTGAGCGTTGCGGGCATTGCGTCGAAAGAGCAGCACCGCCGAGCCGATGAGCCGGCCGTTGCGTTCGAGCACGAGGGCCACGGAATTAGCTTTGACCATCAGGTAGCGATAGTGGGCGCGGGTGAATAGATCAAATTCGAAACTGAGGTTTTCGAGTTCAACGATGCGGTCCAGGTCGCTGAGTCGTGCCCGGC includes:
- a CDS encoding GNAT family N-acetyltransferase — encoded protein: MLERRISFDRPAGACSVRRARLSDLDRIVELENLSFEFDLFTRAHYRYLMVKANSVALVLERNGRLIGSAVLLFRRNARNAHLYTIAIRPDMRGRGYGARLLKVCEGIARRRSCYRLTLEVRADNRAAKKMYKKAGYSILERVEAYYEDGCDALRLMRVI